The genome window TGTTTATAGTCTTTTGAGCTTCATCAAAGTTTGTTTCACAACCACTACCTCAGGGCTCAATCCATGTTGTTGTTTGCGCAATTAACATTTGAAGTAGAGAATGTTATCGACCCGGAGAGATGGATAAAAATTCCCCTTGTGTGGAACATCTTAAAATGCCCCTCTATTCCAGGTGATCCAGAAGAGAAAGGATGGGACAGTGAACTTTTACCGTGGATGGGACCAATACAGGAGTGGATTTGGGCAGGCATCTGGAGAGTACTGGTTAGGTAAGAGCACGATGCACTGgacacatttgaaatgtctatgcTGAGATACAAAAATATATTAAATGTCTGTTAATGTGTATTATTACTATCTTTAGTACTCACCTCTTGTTATGTTCTCCACCAACACCTTGTGCTCTCCCTCAGGTCTAGAAAACATCCATCTCCTCACTCAGAGGAAGAAGTATGAGTTGAGAGTGGACCTGGAAGACTTCGAAGGGGCTAAAGTCCACGTCCAGTACTCCTCGTTCTCTGTCGACTCTGAGCATGAAGGATACAAGCTGCATTTAAGTGGCTTCAAAGATGGAGGTGCCGGTGAGTCTAAAGAACACTTCAATTTCTCCTCCTTTCCCGTGAAATAACAGTATTACAAATCTGAAAGGACTACTTGGTCGATACAGTATGAAGAAAGTTATATTGTAAATGGACATGTGGAACAATCCCTTCTGCATTTCAGGAAAATCTATGGATGAACACAATGGGCAGAAGTTCTCCACCTTCGACAAAGACCAGGGCACTCACGTTACAAACTGTGCTAAATCCTATCTAGGAGGATGGTGGTATGGAGAATGCCACAGTGTCAATCCCAACGGGGTATATCTGTGGGGCGACTCAATCTATGGTATTGGTATCAACTGGGTGTCTTGGAAAGGTTATAAATACTCTTTAAAAGCCATTGAAATGAAGATAAGGCCTGTGGAATAAGTTCAGAACCAAGCATACTCACACTTTGCACTCAAATATTACCTTCCAAATTATGAAAATATTTGGAAAGCCACTGaagtttaaacattttaaagcTAATAAATTGAAGGGAAAAAAGGTTTTGCCTCGTTTTATTGAAGTGTTGCCAGTCTTACCATAAAACTTCATTACACTGTTAAAATACAGTAGTAACACACTAATATCCTCTAAAAGCTGAAGGAACAGAAGGAGTCCAGATTGGTCTGAGACACACTGAGCCCTTAGTCCGTATGGCTAGGTTACTGGGTTTGATTAGAGGCCCACAAACATCAGTCCTTGTTAAAGTCTCATCTTTGTTGAGCACAGTCATTGATAGTTTAAGGAGTGGTTATGAATGTTCATAAGGAAGGGTTCTGGTCTGAGGCGTGGGTCTTTTACTAAGGATCTATCAGGAAGGTCTCAACAGTACTCTTTTGTTGTGTCTATACACAAACATGACTAgcaaagaagaggaggaggcttGTGCACTGCAGAGTGGAGAGTCACTCAATGGCTCACGccttctgctctctctatcctcctatctctcctcaccaggttattcactctgtctctccaaccttctgctctctctatcctcctatctctcctcaccaggttattcactctgtctctccaaccttctgctctctctatcctcctatctc of Salmo trutta chromosome 1, fSalTru1.1, whole genome shotgun sequence contains these proteins:
- the LOC115199419 gene encoding microfibril-associated glycoprotein 4 gives rise to the protein MKALDVLILLLPVAVNTLPYNITPVDCADVYRRGFGHSGVFTIYPAGTTSPIQVYCDMGCEDQPGGGKWTVIQKRKDGTVNFYRGWDQYRSGFGQASGEYWLGLENIHLLTQRKKYELRVDLEDFEGAKVHVQYSSFSVDSEHEGYKLHLSGFKDGGAGKSMDEHNGQKFSTFDKDQGTHVTNCAKSYLGGWWYGECHSVNPNGVYLWGDSIYGIGINWVSWKGYKYSLKAIEMKIRPVE